CGCAGGTAAACCCGTGCTAATTGACCACGACGGGTTCTTGCGTACTTAGCGTGCTAAATTAATATTATAATGCCAAGAAAGTAAAGCTCTAATTTCAAAATTGCGAAAATTTCTCAAACCAAATCCACTTCTTTTTATCAATTTTAATTTATTATTTATTCCTTCTACTACTCCATTAGTAGTTTTTCTTTCAAAATATCCTATTATCTCTCCAAACCATCGTTTAATTGTCTTAACACTTTTTTGGTAATAAGGTTCAGCTTTCT
The Gloeotrichia echinulata CP02 DNA segment above includes these coding regions:
- a CDS encoding transposase, whose amino-acid sequence is MESREKVFDSLKGNKFTLLKAEDKLTDKQKNKLDKIREASPLLRIMHSLKEEFHNIFDNSEDLGEGISGLLDWLEKAEPYYQKSVKTIKRWFGEIIGYFERKTTNGVVEGINNKLKLIKRSGFGLRNFRNFEIRALLSWHYNINLAR